In Saccharothrix syringae, the following are encoded in one genomic region:
- a CDS encoding bifunctional glycosyltransferase family 2/GtrA family protein: MTFATLTTAVLDVVVPVYNEERDLGPCVRKLHADLSRTFPYPFRITIANNASTDRTAEVADGLARELPGVAAVHLAQKGRGRALKAVWSASDAAVLAYMDVDLSTDLAALAPLVASLISGHSDLAIGSRLARGARVVRGPKREFISRCYNLILRGTLAARFTDAQCGFKAIRADVARRLLPHVEDTGWFFDTELLVLAERAGARIHEVPVDWVDDPDSRVDLVSTAVADLKGVARVMRGLATGRIPVGELSAQLGRRPLEPRTPGVPVGLFRQLVRFGAIGVVSTLAYLLLFVLLRGGIGAQGANLVALLVTAIANTTANRRFTFGVRGRRDAGRHQFEGLLVFALGLALTSGSLALVHRVAEPGGPAELGAVVGANLLATVLRFLLLRNWVFRPGRARQAAAPEPAHGPVPENTHSPAPGDNPLETTR; encoded by the coding sequence ATGACCTTCGCGACGCTGACGACCGCGGTGCTCGACGTGGTGGTCCCCGTGTACAACGAAGAGCGCGACCTCGGGCCGTGCGTGCGCAAGCTGCACGCCGATCTCTCCCGCACCTTCCCCTACCCCTTCCGCATCACCATCGCGAACAACGCGAGCACCGACCGGACCGCCGAGGTCGCCGACGGGTTGGCGCGCGAACTGCCCGGCGTGGCGGCGGTGCACCTGGCGCAGAAGGGCCGGGGCCGGGCGCTCAAGGCCGTGTGGTCGGCGTCGGACGCCGCGGTGCTGGCGTACATGGACGTCGACCTGTCCACCGACCTGGCGGCGCTGGCGCCGCTGGTGGCGTCGCTGATCTCCGGGCACTCCGACCTGGCGATCGGCAGCCGGCTCGCGCGCGGCGCGCGGGTGGTGCGCGGCCCCAAGCGGGAGTTCATCTCGCGCTGCTACAACCTGATCCTGCGCGGCACGCTCGCCGCCCGGTTCACCGACGCCCAGTGCGGCTTCAAGGCCATCCGCGCCGACGTGGCGCGCCGGCTGCTGCCGCACGTGGAGGACACCGGCTGGTTCTTCGACACCGAACTGCTGGTGCTGGCCGAACGCGCGGGCGCCCGCATCCACGAGGTGCCGGTCGACTGGGTCGACGACCCCGACAGCCGGGTCGACCTGGTGTCCACCGCCGTGGCCGACCTCAAGGGCGTGGCCCGGGTCATGCGCGGCCTGGCCACCGGGCGCATCCCGGTCGGCGAGCTGAGCGCCCAGCTGGGCAGGCGACCGCTGGAGCCGAGGACACCGGGGGTGCCCGTGGGCCTGTTCCGCCAACTCGTCCGGTTCGGCGCGATCGGCGTGGTCAGCACCCTGGCCTACCTGCTGCTGTTCGTGCTGCTGCGCGGCGGCATCGGCGCGCAGGGCGCGAACCTGGTGGCGCTGCTGGTCACCGCGATCGCGAACACCACGGCCAACCGCCGGTTCACCTTCGGCGTGCGCGGCAGGCGCGACGCCGGCAGGCACCAGTTCGAGGGGCTGCTCGTCTTCGCCCTCGGCCTGGCGCTGACCAGCGGCTCGCTCGCGCTGGTGCACCGGGTCGCCGAGCCCGGCGGGCCGGCCGAGCTGGGCGCCGTCGTCGGCGCCAACCTGCTGGCCACCGTGCTGCGGTTCCTGCTGCTGCGCAACTGGGTCTTCCGCCCGGGCCGGGCGCGACAGGCCGCCGCCCCGGAACCGGCCCACGGCCCCGTCCCCGAGAACACCCACAGCCCCGCCCCGGGCGACAACCCCCTGGAGACCACCCGATGA
- a CDS encoding ArnT family glycosyltransferase, with protein MRARLPLLLLLAGTAVLYLWRLGDSGWANAYYSAAAQAGARSWSAWFFGATDASGAITVDKTPAATWVMGLSARLFGVNAWSILVPQALMGVASVGLLHATVRRTSGEAAGLVAGAVLALTPVAVLMFRFNNPDALLVLLLVAGAYCTVRATERASARWLVLAGVAVGFGFLAKMLQAFLVLPAFGLVYLVFAPAGTARKLRHLAAALGAVVVAGGWWVLAVELVPAGSRPYIGGSQGNSVLELALGYNGLGRLTGEEVGSVGGGGGWGSTGWSRLLGSEMGSQIAWLLPTAVVLLVAGWWAADRTGRAGLALWGGWLVVTALVFSFMSGIIHSYYTVALAPAIGGLIGTGALALWRRRHEPVAAAALSGAAAVSALQCYLLLLGWSALLASVVLVLGLLAAVGLFLAAVAPAAAVVPVALVAVLLGPGAYSVATAATPHSGAIPSAGPALGGRMGGGFTMMRGMGGPGGLLSASEPGDELVALLRESDGYTWAAAAVGSNNAAGFQLGSGMPVMAVGGFNGTDPAPTPEQFRQLVEDGRVHYFLGGAGMPAESGSDASQRIAEWVEENFTATEVDGVTVYDLTAGAQA; from the coding sequence ATGCGAGCGCGACTACCCCTGTTGCTGTTGTTGGCCGGGACGGCGGTGCTGTACCTGTGGCGCCTGGGCGACTCCGGCTGGGCCAACGCCTACTACTCCGCCGCCGCGCAGGCGGGTGCCCGGAGCTGGTCCGCCTGGTTCTTCGGGGCCACCGACGCCTCCGGCGCCATCACCGTCGACAAGACGCCCGCGGCCACCTGGGTGATGGGCCTGTCGGCCCGGCTGTTCGGGGTCAACGCGTGGAGCATCCTGGTCCCCCAGGCCCTGATGGGCGTGGCGAGCGTCGGCCTGCTGCACGCCACTGTGCGCCGCACGTCCGGCGAAGCGGCCGGGCTGGTCGCGGGCGCGGTGCTGGCGCTCACGCCGGTGGCGGTGCTGATGTTCCGGTTCAACAACCCGGACGCGCTGCTGGTGCTGCTGCTCGTGGCGGGCGCCTACTGCACGGTGCGGGCCACCGAACGCGCCTCGGCGCGGTGGCTGGTGCTCGCGGGCGTGGCGGTGGGCTTCGGCTTCCTGGCCAAGATGCTCCAGGCGTTCCTGGTGCTGCCCGCGTTCGGCCTGGTGTACCTGGTGTTCGCGCCGGCGGGAACGGCGCGCAAGCTCCGGCACCTGGCCGCGGCGCTGGGGGCGGTGGTCGTCGCGGGCGGCTGGTGGGTGCTGGCGGTGGAGCTGGTGCCCGCCGGCTCCCGCCCCTACATCGGCGGCTCGCAGGGCAACAGCGTGCTCGAACTCGCCCTGGGCTACAACGGCCTCGGCCGGCTGACCGGTGAGGAGGTCGGCAGCGTCGGCGGCGGTGGCGGGTGGGGGTCCACGGGGTGGAGCCGGCTGCTCGGCTCGGAGATGGGCAGCCAGATCGCCTGGCTGCTGCCGACCGCCGTGGTGCTGCTGGTCGCCGGCTGGTGGGCGGCCGACCGGACCGGGCGCGCCGGGCTCGCGCTGTGGGGCGGCTGGCTGGTGGTCACCGCCCTGGTCTTCAGCTTCATGAGCGGCATCATCCACTCCTACTACACGGTGGCCCTGGCACCGGCCATCGGCGGCCTGATCGGCACCGGCGCGCTCGCGCTGTGGCGCAGGCGGCACGAACCCGTCGCCGCCGCGGCGCTGTCCGGTGCGGCGGCGGTGTCGGCGCTCCAGTGCTACCTGCTGCTGCTGGGCTGGTCCGCGCTGCTCGCCTCGGTGGTGCTGGTGCTGGGGCTGCTGGCCGCGGTGGGGTTGTTCCTGGCCGCCGTCGCGCCCGCCGCGGCGGTCGTGCCGGTCGCGCTGGTCGCCGTGCTGCTCGGGCCGGGCGCCTACTCGGTGGCCACGGCCGCCACGCCGCACTCCGGCGCGATCCCCAGCGCGGGCCCGGCGCTGGGCGGCCGGATGGGCGGCGGGTTCACCATGATGCGCGGCATGGGCGGGCCCGGTGGTCTGCTCAGCGCCAGCGAACCGGGTGACGAACTGGTCGCCCTGCTCCGCGAGAGCGACGGCTACACGTGGGCCGCCGCGGCCGTGGGGTCGAACAACGCGGCCGGGTTCCAGCTCGGCAGCGGCATGCCGGTGATGGCCGTCGGCGGGTTCAACGGCACCGACCCCGCACCGACGCCGGAGCAGTTCCGACAGCTCGTCGAGGACGGACGCGTCCACTACTTCCTGGGCGGCGCGGGCATGCCCGCCGAGTCCGGCAGCGACGCGTCCCAGCGGATCGCCGAGTGGGTCGAGGAGAACTTCACCGCGACCGAAGTGGACGGTGTGACCGTCTACGACCTCACAGCGGGCGCACAGGCATGA
- a CDS encoding helix-turn-helix transcriptional regulator — protein sequence MAEGAGVPGMVPVERAELATRDMDVLADMVRELVVDHTPSFRCPDPGQAAGLIRSATAQGLNAALFRYQGFAYSAEMSPTSPPMAVTFLRGSGVIATAQEEIRPADGDVFLLPPHQPATATIDQMEAIMLRIPWAAAADLAQHHAGLPAGELRFEAMVPVSPARQRVFARTAQFICGQVTTSGAAGIHPLVLPELTRVAAAAFLETFPNTTMTAGYVPGPGWVAPAAVHRAVVFITENAAQPVTVAEIAAAAGVTGRALREAFLRYFEITPQGFLRRARLERAHADLTAAEPGSGVTVAEVARRWGWAGSSQFSAAYRQRFGVTPGRTLRG from the coding sequence ATGGCGGAGGGTGCCGGGGTGCCCGGGATGGTGCCGGTGGAGCGGGCCGAGCTGGCTACCCGGGACATGGATGTATTGGCTGACATGGTCAGGGAGCTGGTCGTTGACCACACGCCCAGCTTCCGGTGCCCCGACCCCGGCCAGGCCGCTGGGCTGATCCGCTCGGCGACGGCGCAGGGGCTGAACGCGGCCTTGTTCCGTTACCAGGGTTTCGCCTACAGCGCCGAGATGAGCCCGACCAGCCCGCCCATGGCGGTGACGTTCCTCCGGGGCTCAGGTGTCATCGCGACCGCCCAGGAGGAGATCCGGCCCGCGGACGGGGACGTCTTCCTGCTGCCGCCCCACCAGCCCGCCACGGCCACCATCGACCAGATGGAGGCCATCATGCTGCGGATCCCGTGGGCTGCGGCCGCTGATCTGGCCCAGCACCATGCCGGGCTGCCCGCGGGCGAGCTCCGGTTCGAGGCCATGGTCCCGGTCTCGCCGGCCCGGCAGCGCGTGTTCGCCCGGACGGCGCAGTTCATCTGCGGTCAGGTGACCACCTCCGGGGCGGCCGGAATCCACCCGTTGGTGCTGCCGGAGCTGACCCGGGTGGCCGCCGCCGCGTTCCTGGAAACGTTCCCGAACACGACGATGACGGCCGGGTACGTGCCCGGCCCGGGCTGGGTGGCGCCGGCCGCGGTGCACCGGGCGGTCGTGTTCATCACCGAGAACGCCGCCCAGCCGGTCACGGTCGCCGAGATCGCGGCGGCGGCCGGGGTCACCGGCCGGGCGCTGCGGGAGGCGTTCCTCCGTTATTTCGAGATCACGCCACAGGGTTTTCTGCGCCGGGCCCGGCTGGAGCGCGCCCACGCCGACCTCACCGCCGCCGAACCGGGCAGCGGGGTGACCGTCGCCGAGGTGGCCCGCCGGTGGGGCTGGGCCGGCAGCAGCCAGTTCAGTGCCGCCTACCGGCAGCGGTTCGGGGTCACGCCCGGCCGCACCCTGCGAGGCTGA
- a CDS encoding sensor histidine kinase, which produces MSSSLRPRTWSLRTRLLVGQLALLAVLCAIIGVVSGFALRDFLVGRLDEQLQLAAERATRMLPPLPGNPRPERPLGGPGFDLGTLLVVTSPDGGREGYRLDESAQAEQLPSEASALVAGATGSGPRTVDLGGDLGEFRVISTVTRTGDTLITGLPLDDVNSTVWQLGLILGGVSLAGLTAAILAGTFVVRRALRPLDRVAETATRVAELPLHKGEVALAERVAEEDANPDTEVGKVGLALNKMLGHVGSALEARYASETRVRQFVADASHELRTPLAAIRGYAELTRRSNDEVPPQVGHAMRRVESEAVRMTSLVEDLLLLARLDAGRPLGREPVDLSRLVVDAVSDARIAGPDHEWRLRLPPDAVLVTGDQHKLHQVLANLLSNARVHTPPGTTVVTSIGVGGGAVEVAVTDDGPGIPEELQGEVFERFARGDTSRSRAAGSTGLGLSIVAAVVAAHQGGVRVTSRPGRTTFTVRLPR; this is translated from the coding sequence ATGTCCTCAAGCCTGCGACCTAGGACCTGGTCGCTGCGGACCAGGCTGCTGGTCGGGCAACTGGCCCTGCTCGCCGTGCTGTGCGCGATCATCGGCGTGGTCAGCGGGTTCGCGCTGCGCGACTTCCTCGTCGGCCGGCTGGACGAGCAGCTGCAGCTGGCGGCCGAGCGGGCCACCCGCATGCTGCCCCCGCTGCCCGGCAACCCCCGGCCGGAAAGACCGCTGGGCGGCCCCGGCTTCGACCTCGGCACGCTGTTGGTCGTCACCTCCCCGGACGGCGGCCGGGAGGGCTACCGGCTGGACGAGAGCGCCCAGGCCGAGCAACTGCCGAGCGAGGCGAGCGCGCTGGTCGCCGGCGCCACCGGCAGCGGGCCCCGCACCGTGGACCTGGGCGGCGACCTCGGCGAGTTCCGGGTCATCTCCACCGTCACCCGGACCGGCGACACGCTGATCACCGGCCTGCCGCTGGACGACGTGAACAGCACGGTGTGGCAGCTGGGCCTGATCCTCGGCGGGGTGTCGCTGGCCGGGTTGACCGCGGCGATCCTGGCCGGGACGTTCGTGGTGCGCCGGGCGCTGCGCCCGCTGGACCGGGTCGCCGAGACCGCCACCCGGGTCGCGGAGCTGCCGCTGCACAAGGGCGAGGTGGCGCTGGCCGAGCGGGTGGCCGAGGAGGACGCCAACCCCGACACCGAGGTCGGCAAGGTCGGCCTGGCGCTGAACAAGATGCTCGGCCACGTCGGCAGCGCGCTGGAGGCCCGGTACGCCAGCGAGACGCGGGTCCGGCAGTTCGTCGCCGACGCCAGCCACGAGCTGCGCACGCCGCTGGCGGCGATCCGCGGCTACGCGGAGCTGACCCGCCGCAGCAACGACGAGGTGCCGCCGCAGGTCGGGCACGCCATGCGGCGGGTGGAGTCCGAGGCGGTGCGGATGACGTCGCTGGTGGAGGACCTGCTGCTGCTCGCCCGGCTCGACGCGGGCCGGCCGCTGGGCCGGGAACCGGTCGACCTGTCGCGGCTGGTGGTCGACGCGGTCAGCGACGCGCGGATCGCCGGGCCCGACCACGAGTGGCGGTTGCGGCTGCCGCCGGACGCCGTGCTGGTGACCGGTGACCAGCACAAGCTGCACCAGGTGCTGGCGAACCTGCTGTCCAACGCCCGCGTGCACACGCCGCCGGGGACGACCGTGGTGACCTCGATCGGCGTCGGAGGCGGGGCGGTGGAGGTCGCGGTCACCGACGACGGGCCGGGCATCCCCGAGGAGCTGCAGGGCGAGGTGTTCGAGCGGTTCGCGCGCGGCGACACGTCCCGCTCGCGGGCGGCGGGGAGCACCGGGCTGGGGCTGTCGATCGTGGCCGCGGTGGTGGCGGCGCACCAGGGCGGCGTGCGGGTGACGAGCCGGCCGGGCCGGACCACCTTCACGGTCCGGCTGCCGCGCTGA